The Chitinophaga pinensis DSM 2588 region GGATTACGGCGTACTCAAATAAGTGTTTTTCTTGCATTTTGCGCTTCATTTACGAATGTTCCGGCATTGGCTATCCGGGTGATTAAAAAACGGGCATATACCTCTCTGATCTCTTCCGGCGTACCATGGTGCGATAAGGTCAGCAGCCATTCATCCGGCACTACGGCTACGATGGCACGGATCTGTTCTTCTGTCAGTATAGCACGGAAAGCAGCGTCTACTTTCTCCAGTTCTGCAGCCTGTGGTAACAGCACATGATCTTTTACCTGTACGAAAGGACGTTTGGCCTGTTCTTCCCAGTTATCCCAGGAATGATGGAAATACAGGGATGCGCCATGATCGATCAGCCACAGTTCCCGGTGCCACATCAGCATATTGGTATTACGGGGTGTACGGTCTACGTTGGTCAGCAGGCAATCCAGCCATACGATCTGAGAAGCCGTCAGCGGGTCTATTACAGCGACGGTAGGGTCGTAGGTAATGGCGCCTGAGAGATAATGCAGTGCCAGATTTAAGCCTACACTGGCCTTCAGCAGGTCCTGTATTTCTTCGTCCGGTTCTGTACGTCCGAAGGCGGTATCCAGATTTGCAAACACGATCTCCGGTATCTTCATGCCCAGCGTACGGGCTACTTCTCCTCCTATCAGTTCGGCGATCAGGGCTTTGACTCCTTGTCCGGCGCCACGAAATTTCAGTACATACAGGAATCCATCATCAGCTTCGGCAATGGCAGGCAGGGAACCTCCTTCCCGCAGAGGCGTCACATACCTGGTCACATTGACCGTTCTAAGGTCGGGTTGTTTAATACTCATTGATTCATTATTTATACAAATGGCAACCGGCAGTTATTGCTACTGCCGGTTATCAAAGTGGCGTGAAATTAAGCCTATTTAAGATGACGTGCAAGATATGCGGCGGTACGGCTGTTTCTGTCTTTGGCTACAGTAGCCGGCGTTCCGCTGGCCACTACTTTACCTCCTTCCTCTCCTGCACCGGGCCCGATATCAATGACCCAGTCACTGCCTGCCAGTACACGCATGTTATGTTCTACTGCGATGACGGTGTTACCGGCATCTACGAGACGGTTCAGCTGCGACATGAGCTTTTCCACATCAGCAGGATGTAAACCCGTGGTGGGTTCATCCAGTATGTAGAGTGCATTACCACGCCCCATACGTTGCAGTTCAGTGGCCAGTTTAATACGCTGTGCTTCGCCTCCGGATAATTCTGTCGCCGGTTGCCCAAGGCGGAGATACCCCAATCCCACTTCCCGTAATACGTGCAGGGAATGATGGATCGTCGCTTCATCACTAAAGAATTCCCAGGCATCATTTACGGTCATCTGCAACACATCGGCGATGGATTTCTCCCGGTATTTAATCTCCAGTGTTTTGGCATTATATCTCGATCCTTCGCAAACAGGACAAGGTGCATATACGCTGGGCAGGAATAACAATTCAACCATAACGAAACCTTCTCCGTTACAGTTTTCACAACGTCCTTTGGCGATATTAAAAGAGAACCTGCCTGCGTCATAACGACGCGCTTTGGCTTGTTTGGTGGATGCAAAAAGTTTACGCACATGATCAAACAATCCGGTGTAAGTAGCGAGATTAGATCTTGGTGTACGACCAATAGGCTGCTGATCAACCAGCACCAGTCGTTTAATATGCTCCATTCCCCCTGCGATATGGCCTTCCAGCGTTGTGGGGGCTTCCTGTTCCAGCAGATCGGCGTTTTCTTCGTCAGCACTGTGCTGCTGACCGAGCTTTCCTAATACCAGCTCTACGAGCGCCTGACTGACCAGACTGGATTTACCGGAACCGGATATACCGGTAACTGTCGTGAATACGCCCAATGGGAAATCCACGGACAACTGGTGCAGGTTATTACGGGTAATATCCCGCAGTTGCAGGGTCCCTTTAGGGGTACGCGGCTTATGAGAGATAGCAGTATTTTCTTCAAAGAGATATTTACGGGTAACAGATTGCGCAGCGTTTGCCAGTCCTGCCGGCGGACCACTGTAGAGTATTTGTCCGCCATGCTCACCGGCCGCCGGACCAACATCCACAATCCAATCTGCGTGTCTGATCACATCCAGCTGGTGTTCTACCACAAAGAGGGAGTTACCGGCCGTTTTCAAACGATCGAGCGCTTTTAATAAAGCCTCTGTATCGGCGGGGTGTAAACCAGCAGAAGGTTCATCCAGTACATATACGACTCCAAACAGATTAGAGCGTACCTGTGTAGCCAACCGGAGACGTTGCAATTCACCAGGAGATAAAGTGGGTGTGCTGCGTTCCAGGGTGAGGTATCCTAATCCCAGTTCCATCAGTACTTCCAGGCGAGCTGCCAGATCGACCGCAATACGTTGTGTGACGATCGCCTTTTCCGGGTGATCATGATCGGCGCG contains the following coding sequences:
- the uvrA gene encoding excinuclease ABC subunit UvrA; amino-acid sequence: MSDKSLQPDRSPMSGFVQVRGAREHNLKNVDLQIPRDALVVFTGVSGSGKSSLAFGTLYAEAQRRYLESVSPYARRLFHQMPVPEVDEIDGLPPAVALQQQRGTPTTRSSVGSVTTLSNLLRMLYSRAGDYPPGQAIIYAEAFSPNTAEGACPQCHGLGRIYDVTEQSMVPDDTLTIRERAVAAWPTAWQGQNLRDILTTLGYDVDTPWKELSKKDRNWILFTDDQPVVPVYPGYSPEEVKRALKRKEEPNYMGTFMSAKRYVMHTFANTQSAMMKKRVTQYMLSTACPTCDGKRLRKESLSVKFAGLDITEMSRLALARLYSTVKPYASNKTPLRADHDHPEKAIVTQRIAVDLAARLEVLMELGLGYLTLERSTPTLSPGELQRLRLATQVRSNLFGVVYVLDEPSAGLHPADTEALLKALDRLKTAGNSLFVVEHQLDVIRHADWIVDVGPAAGEHGGQILYSGPPAGLANAAQSVTRKYLFEENTAISHKPRTPKGTLQLRDITRNNLHQLSVDFPLGVFTTVTGISGSGKSSLVSQALVELVLGKLGQQHSADEENADLLEQEAPTTLEGHIAGGMEHIKRLVLVDQQPIGRTPRSNLATYTGLFDHVRKLFASTKQAKARRYDAGRFSFNIAKGRCENCNGEGFVMVELLFLPSVYAPCPVCEGSRYNAKTLEIKYREKSIADVLQMTVNDAWEFFSDEATIHHSLHVLREVGLGYLRLGQPATELSGGEAQRIKLATELQRMGRGNALYILDEPTTGLHPADVEKLMSQLNRLVDAGNTVIAVEHNMRVLAGSDWVIDIGPGAGEEGGKVVASGTPATVAKDRNSRTAAYLARHLK
- a CDS encoding HipA family kinase, with the protein product MSIKQPDLRTVNVTRYVTPLREGGSLPAIAEADDGFLYVLKFRGAGQGVKALIAELIGGEVARTLGMKIPEIVFANLDTAFGRTEPDEEIQDLLKASVGLNLALHYLSGAITYDPTVAVIDPLTASQIVWLDCLLTNVDRTPRNTNMLMWHRELWLIDHGASLYFHHSWDNWEEQAKRPFVQVKDHVLLPQAAELEKVDAAFRAILTEEQIRAIVAVVPDEWLLTLSHHGTPEEIREVYARFLITRIANAGTFVNEAQNARKTLI